The following are encoded together in the Aerococcus mictus genome:
- a CDS encoding FtsX-like permease family protein encodes MKKTALWKNAWREIRNSWARFLALFGIILLGTGFFVGIRAAAPNMLNTSNQYYDDYHLEDLSLQSTWGIRPEDLDALDTVDGIDSLSYKTVDRQSEDSELLYRIFPNFNALDAEVNHFKVREGRLPENEKEIALDHMLIAENQVDIAIGDTITFNQAGKTDDDKAPKLKQDSFTVVGFVDSPMYIDKLIRGQTSIGDGALDAFAVVSPDAFEGEYDSAVSIRIPEARQYHGYSDDYDQVVADKKAEVESALEDRPNHLLQEAKSDGQEAVDEGRKQLNQAQDDLNSKKGELDQAKSALDQAQGHLDQEIQGIKRQLPAGMSLEEAGLGQVAGQFQANQDRLNQEKDQLSQGQEQMQSAKEEIDQKTKDLDEQAKQLEELQAPTYLVNDRSALSGISEYGDNAERISAIAQVFPWIFFLVAALVSYTSMSRMVDEQRSQVGTMKAIGYGSGDIAMQFLLYASLASLLGTVIGVGIGNFLFPNIIYNAYRMMYTLPDIQYGFYLKDILLALGIALLTTVGPAIFTTSHLLQENAAQLMRPKPPKQGEHILLEKWRWFWSHLNFSMKITLRNLFRYKGRNLMTVIGVAGSTALVLTGFGISDSISGLADRQYTVIESYDVVAQYANDLNAEDNQAVREAVEATDGVDQVLHSYTTNLETTDPNVNTQTVRLRVFNSDSPYHDFYAFNAVDDPEKAYDLKDNEALISQKLARLLGLSEGDTIELANESGQTISLPVGGIVESYIFHDCFINENTYKNLIAKDLPAPNMGQIQLNQSASEGQVLEDLQNTDHVLAAYASQSLRDAFNDTIESLNVVTLILIIAAALLAFIVLYSLTNINVSERIRELSTIKVLGAYPNEVTMYIFRETLLLTTAGILFGLLMGYGLTGYILKTVEVDNLIFPHTIHWTSYLYSIALTYLFTLIVMGIMHVKLKHVDMVEALKGVE; translated from the coding sequence ATGAAAAAAACAGCTTTATGGAAGAATGCTTGGCGCGAAATTAGAAATTCTTGGGCGCGTTTTTTGGCCCTCTTTGGAATTATCTTATTAGGAACGGGTTTCTTTGTGGGAATCCGGGCCGCAGCACCAAATATGCTGAACACTTCCAACCAATATTATGACGATTATCACTTAGAAGATCTCTCCCTCCAATCGACCTGGGGAATTCGCCCCGAAGACCTGGATGCTTTAGATACAGTGGATGGGATCGATAGTTTGTCTTATAAGACCGTCGACCGCCAGTCGGAAGACTCGGAACTGCTCTACCGGATCTTCCCTAATTTCAATGCTTTAGATGCCGAAGTCAATCATTTTAAAGTGAGGGAAGGCCGCCTACCTGAAAATGAGAAAGAGATTGCTCTTGACCATATGTTAATTGCTGAAAACCAGGTAGATATTGCCATTGGGGACACCATCACCTTCAACCAAGCCGGCAAGACGGATGATGACAAGGCTCCCAAGCTCAAGCAGGATAGCTTCACTGTGGTGGGCTTTGTCGACTCTCCCATGTATATTGATAAGTTAATCCGGGGACAAACCAGTATCGGCGATGGGGCTTTGGATGCCTTTGCAGTAGTGAGCCCGGATGCCTTTGAAGGTGAATACGATTCAGCCGTTTCTATCCGCATCCCCGAGGCCCGTCAATATCACGGCTATAGTGATGACTATGACCAAGTGGTTGCCGATAAAAAAGCGGAGGTCGAGTCTGCTCTTGAAGACCGGCCTAACCACTTACTCCAAGAAGCAAAAAGTGATGGCCAAGAAGCCGTTGATGAGGGCCGCAAACAGCTCAACCAGGCGCAAGATGACTTAAACAGTAAAAAGGGTGAACTTGACCAGGCCAAGTCGGCTTTAGACCAAGCCCAAGGCCATTTGGACCAAGAAATCCAAGGCATCAAGCGTCAGTTGCCCGCTGGCATGAGCCTAGAAGAAGCTGGCTTGGGCCAAGTGGCTGGCCAATTCCAAGCCAACCAAGACCGGCTCAACCAGGAGAAAGATCAGCTCTCCCAAGGCCAAGAGCAAATGCAATCGGCTAAGGAAGAAATCGACCAAAAAACTAAAGACCTCGACGAGCAAGCCAAGCAGTTAGAAGAACTCCAAGCCCCCACTTACCTGGTCAATGACCGTAGCGCCTTATCAGGAATTAGTGAATACGGGGATAATGCCGAACGGATTTCAGCCATCGCCCAAGTCTTCCCGTGGATCTTCTTCTTGGTGGCTGCCCTGGTGTCCTACACCTCCATGTCAAGAATGGTGGACGAGCAACGCTCACAAGTGGGGACCATGAAGGCGATTGGCTACGGGTCAGGAGACATTGCCATGCAGTTTCTCCTCTATGCCAGTTTAGCCAGTCTCTTAGGAACCGTGATCGGGGTAGGAATTGGTAACTTCCTCTTCCCTAATATTATCTACAATGCTTATCGGATGATGTATACCCTGCCGGATATCCAGTACGGTTTCTACCTGAAAGATATCCTCCTAGCCCTAGGCATAGCTCTCTTAACCACAGTCGGACCGGCCATCTTTACCACCAGCCACTTGCTCCAAGAGAACGCCGCCCAATTAATGCGGCCTAAACCACCTAAGCAAGGGGAACATATCCTCTTAGAGAAATGGCGCTGGTTCTGGAGTCATCTCAACTTCTCGATGAAGATTACCCTCCGTAACCTGTTCCGTTATAAGGGCAGGAACTTGATGACCGTCATTGGGGTGGCTGGGAGTACCGCCTTGGTATTGACTGGTTTTGGCATTTCTGACTCGATTTCAGGTCTGGCTGACCGCCAATATACCGTGATTGAGTCCTATGATGTCGTAGCCCAATACGCCAATGACTTGAATGCCGAGGATAACCAAGCCGTCCGAGAAGCGGTGGAAGCTACTGATGGCGTCGACCAGGTTCTCCATTCCTATACCACTAACTTGGAAACCACCGATCCCAATGTTAATACCCAAACCGTCCGTCTCCGGGTATTTAACTCTGACAGTCCCTACCATGACTTTTATGCTTTCAATGCCGTGGATGACCCGGAAAAAGCTTATGATTTAAAGGATAATGAAGCCCTCATAAGCCAGAAATTGGCGCGATTACTGGGACTTTCTGAAGGGGATACGATTGAACTGGCCAATGAATCCGGGCAAACCATTAGCTTGCCGGTCGGAGGAATTGTAGAATCTTATATCTTCCATGATTGCTTTATCAATGAGAACACCTATAAGAATCTAATTGCCAAGGACTTGCCGGCGCCGAATATGGGGCAAATCCAATTAAACCAGTCAGCCAGTGAAGGGCAGGTCTTGGAAGACTTACAAAATACCGACCATGTCCTGGCTGCCTACGCTAGTCAAAGTCTCCGTGACGCCTTTAATGACACCATTGAAAGTTTAAATGTGGTGACTTTAATTCTTATTATTGCCGCCGCCCTACTCGCCTTTATTGTGCTCTATAGTTTAACCAATATTAATGTGTCTGAACGGATACGGGAATTATCCACCATCAAGGTCCTCGGTGCCTATCCTAATGAAGTGACCATGTACATCTTTAGGGAGACCCTACTGCTGACTACAGCAGGCATTCTCTTTGGCCTCTTGATGGGCTACGGTTTGACTGGGTATATCTTAAAAACCGTGGAAGTAGATAATTTAATCTTCCCACACACTATCCACTGGACCTCCTACCTCTATTCCATTGCCCTAACCTATCTCTTTACCCTGATAGTCATGGGAATCATGCATGTCAAACTCAAACACGTCGACATGGTAGAAGCCCTGAAAGGTGTGGAATAA
- a CDS encoding ABC transporter ATP-binding protein — MSYIELKDVCKSYGQGNSQVLANDHVSFTIEEGEFVVILGPSGAGKSTVLNILGGMDQATSGEIWVAGKNIANFNERELTAYRRDNVGFVFQFYNLIPNLTAKENVEMAEQIADQSFTASEVLKEVNLADRENNFPAQLSGGEQQRVSIARAIAKNPKLLLCDEPTGALDNDTGQQVLKLLQKQSVDNGTTVVVITHNQNIAHMADRVIRIKNGQVESNITQDDPKQVEEIEW, encoded by the coding sequence TTGTCTTATATTGAACTAAAAGATGTTTGCAAGAGCTATGGCCAAGGCAATAGCCAAGTGCTTGCAAACGATCATGTCTCCTTCACCATTGAAGAAGGCGAATTCGTGGTGATTCTGGGACCTTCAGGGGCCGGTAAGTCAACCGTTTTAAATATTTTAGGCGGCATGGACCAGGCAACCAGTGGGGAAATCTGGGTAGCCGGTAAAAATATTGCCAACTTTAATGAACGTGAGCTCACCGCTTATCGCCGCGATAATGTGGGTTTTGTTTTTCAGTTTTATAATTTAATTCCTAACCTTACCGCTAAGGAAAATGTGGAAATGGCAGAGCAGATTGCCGACCAATCCTTTACCGCTAGTGAGGTTTTAAAGGAAGTCAACTTGGCAGACCGGGAAAATAACTTCCCCGCCCAACTTTCTGGTGGGGAACAGCAAAGGGTATCGATTGCTCGGGCTATTGCCAAGAATCCTAAACTCTTACTCTGCGATGAACCTACTGGGGCCTTGGATAATGACACCGGCCAACAAGTGCTCAAGCTCCTGCAAAAGCAGTCAGTAGACAATGGCACAACAGTCGTGGTGATTACCCACAACCAAAACATTGCCCACATGGCTGACCGGGTGATCCGGATTAAGAACGGCCAGGTAGAATCCAATATCACTCAGGATGACCCTAAGCAAGTAGAAGAGATTGAGTGGTAA